The Acidobacteriota bacterium DNA segment GACGCTGCGATCGCCTGGCTCAAAGACATCTCGCATGAACAGCCTTTTTTGCTATGGGTTCAACTCCAGGAGCCTCACATCCCCTACAATCCTCCGCCTCCTTACGACACCTTGTTCGGCCGCGAGCCTGCGGGCTATCGCCTGATGCACGATATTCTCGAGCGACGTGTGCGCCGTTCGAGAGTCATGTTTTCTTTTCGCGAGATGGGCTACTCGGATTCCGACCTGGCCCACACGATCCGACTCTACGATGGTGAGATAGCGTATGCCGACGCTCAACTTGGGCGCCTCATGGATGCCTTGCGGGCGTCCGGAAGATTCGACACGACGCTCATCGCAGTCACTTCCGACCATGGCGAGAGCCTGGGAGAGCACGAGATCTACTTCAATCATGACATGCCGCTCTACGATCCGGTGATTCGCGTACCATGGGTCATGCGTTATCCCCTACGGCTACCGGAAAACACGCACGTCGCAGCACAAGTACGCCTGATGGATCTTGCACCCACCCTCCTTGATCTTGTCGGCCTGCGGGCTCCCGAAGGAGCGGGTGGCCGCAGCGCCAGAGCGATCATCGAAGGAAAAGAAGGCTCGCGGATCGCCTTTTCCGAGAACCAGCCTTACAAGAAGGAGCGCAAGGATTACCCGCATTACCGACTTACCGTACCGGGCCTCGCAGGAAAATGGCGTTCGGTGCGCACCGAAGATGCAAAACTGATCCTCATCCCAACAGCAGCGGGGGCGACAGAAGAATTGTACGACCTTCATGCTG contains these protein-coding regions:
- a CDS encoding sulfatase — its product is MRAFFRIAWWSALACLPLLVGGCARQAAPAPGILLVVVDAMRADHLGCYGYSRSTSPTIDDLAAEGVVFESAISQASFSGPSYATILTGMSPQQHGVRDHPRVLSEEVETLAEVARRGGMRTGGFVAHSFLDPKWNYSQGFQDFRRIAPPEGVGQHAGLGPDVVDAAIAWLKDISHEQPFLLWVQLQEPHIPYNPPPPYDTLFGREPAGYRLMHDILERRVRRSRVMFSFREMGYSDSDLAHTIRLYDGEIAYADAQLGRLMDALRASGRFDTTLIAVTSDHGESLGEHEIYFNHDMPLYDPVIRVPWVMRYPLRLPENTHVAAQVRLMDLAPTLLDLVGLRAPEGAGGRSARAIIEGKEGSRIAFSENQPYKKERKDYPHYRLTVPGLAGKWRSVRTEDAKLILIPTAAGATEELYDLHADPAELQNLIDQRPELAKKMRALLREHLQKDKGLTQGQPDEEPQDEETLEQLRSLGYLG